tgggatagggaggctgggagggagggagacacaagagggaagagacgggaacatatgtatatgtatagctgattcactttgttataaagcagaaactagcacaccagtgtaaagcaattatactccaataaagatgttaaaaaaaagtttacttaacAAGAATAACATATTGCCCATCCATACTCATGTCAATATTCTCAATTCCCTGTGCCTGCCAGTATTTAGGTGTCATGTTATAAAATCTGCTCAATTCTCCTTGCAAGACCTGCCCTAAAatcacccagcccagcccctaaTATCCTATCCTGCCATCCTTCTTCTGAGACACTATTTAGACTCTGTTAAGGTAGTATTCTCCTATGTTACAGTGAGTCTAAAAAACTTTGATTGATCAAGGTTTCTTGTTTAGTGTTTTTTGGGGAGACTTGACAGTCAACATAGCCAAAAGGGTGAATGTCTACACATTCaggagagacccccccccccccacctaaGGTGCAGAGGAGCCGCAATTATGGGTGGGGTGGAGCCAAGTAAATACCGTTTGTTGCTATTTTTGTGGTCCAGTTTCTATTTGCGGGAAGGTGAGACCTGGGGAAATTTGGCTTAAATACCCATAATCATTCTCTAAGCATGAACAGCAAATGTCTAGCACTGTCAAATTACCATGTTCACTACTTTTTACTTGATTGTTCCTTGATAAGATACATACAGTGCTCCCTTCCTCCAAAGTTGATTTTACATTCATTCTGTCATGACAAAATCTTAGAGGTGTGTGTATGCCTGACTacgtacatatatgtacacacacacacaccccatgagCGATTTAAGGCAGGTTACAAAAGTGCAGTGCGATAAAAATAAAGCTGCCCCAGAAGGCAGCGCTCTAATAAGCTGGGAACGTATTCTTTGGCCGCTGCTGCACCCCCCCTTCCCCATTCCCATCAGTCTCTTTCCACAGTTAAAGGCCACTTTCATGGCGCATGAAGAGCAGCCTTAGCAACCTCAGCAGTGAAGCTCTCTCCCCCTTGTCCAAACTATGTCTGACTCCCTCACCCGAGTAGGGAGATCCGGTacggaaaaggagaagaaacccCTCAGAAGTCAAAGCTACGGAGACGGGGTTGGGATCTGATCTAATCTGATCTAACTCTCGCCTCCTGGGCTCGGGGAAGCTCGGGGAAGCTCGGGGAAGCTCGGGGAAGCTCGGGGAAGCTCGTGCCGCGCATGCGGACTCTGATTTCCGCGCCCGGGTGCCTTCCTCGCCGAATAGACAAACGCGAGTCCCGCTGACGCTGACCGTGGGCCGCCACGCGCTCAGAGTTCTGGATCATCCGGTGGCCTTGAGGTTCGAAGACGAATTCCTTTAAAGCTCATTTCTAAGCAGGTGAGTAAAAGCAATCTGTGTCTCATATTCCAAGGACTATGAATGGGTCGCCTGCTGGTGAAAAAGAATTTGAACGTAATGGAGGAGGGCGGTATGATTGTAAAGGGGGTGAGCCATtgggaagaaacaaaacatttcctGAATGCATTTGGGAGGACTTTAAGGTAAACATCATAGGTGAAAAGTTTGATTTACCAGTTCATTTCTGTGACAGATGTGTGATTTGCCTATTAAAATCTCTGGGCGTATAATTCCGTGCAAGTATGCTTTTTTGCTATGACTGTGCTAATTTATATGAAAGAAAAGGAGGTAGGATATGACCAGGCTGTAGTATTTCTGTGCTGCGAATTGAGGAGCATACACGAGGTCTGTCTTCATGTGTAGCGCCGGCCAGGAGTGCAGGAAAACTTATTTGTCTCAAAGTTAGAAGCTCGTATCAACTACCACCATAAGAGAGCTAAAAAACTTGTTAAATGTGCTCCGCTTAAAAAATTTCACCCTCGTATTGCTTCACCAACAACTGAAATCCCTGAAACGCTGCTAGACCAGGACCATATGAGCCATATTCCACCAGAGTTGCACAGCATTATGTCACCATCTCCTGTGCAGTGTGTATCACACAAGCGCAGTAACCAGCCACGCGAGGATCTTTATGCTCCTCCAGCAGAATTGTCGCCACCCCACCTCCCTTGCTCCATCAGGAAATCGTTAGTATTTCAACAAGAGAATACAGCAATTTAATAATCACCCCTATTCAGGGTGACTCAAATTATGGTGCTAAAGAACTATCACCTCCTGCCCCAGCACCGGCTCACCATCATCCTGAATATCAAAGTCAACCAGTGGTATTGCCCCCTTATATTATGCCTCCAGAGGAACATGCACTACCCCCATCTACTCCACCACCAGTAAGCCATCCAATGTCATATTCTCTCCAGGATTCAGGTACTCCTCAGTTGGTTTGTAGTCAAGTGCCACCGCCACCCATGACTTCTGATCCATCACC
This window of the Physeter macrocephalus isolate SW-GA chromosome 21, ASM283717v5, whole genome shotgun sequence genome carries:
- the CBLL2 gene encoding LOW QUALITY PROTEIN: E3 ubiquitin-protein ligase CBLL2 (The sequence of the model RefSeq protein was modified relative to this genomic sequence to represent the inferred CDS: inserted 3 bases in 3 codons; deleted 1 base in 1 codon; substituted 2 bases at 2 genomic stop codons), with product MCDLPIKISGRIIPCKYLFCYDCANLYERKGGRIXPGCSISVLRIEEHTRGXVFMCSAGQECRKTYLSQXLEARINYHHKRAKKLVKCAPLKKFHPRIASPTTEIPETLLDQDHMSHIPPELHSIMSPSPVQCVSHKRSNQPREDLYAPPAELSXTPPPLLHQEIVSISTREYSNLIITPIQGDSNYGAKELSPPAPAPAHHHPEYQSQPVVLPPYIMPPEEHALPPSTPPPVSHPMSYSLQDSGTPQLVCSQVPPPPMTSDPSPVTSSPGCIIALVPPYMNPSLPGSPLSHNGGPPVSEFPSDHHNPNSLPQFTEEQEILSPLFIQQDGTNPGTXPLSKGLSPPSPAQGPPSPTPLSGSHCSDQTRYRPYSH